The Candidatus Hydrogenedentota bacterium genome includes a window with the following:
- a CDS encoding glycosyltransferase family 2 protein has protein sequence MRKRLAAVVPCYNAGGRVEPVVRGLLAQLEHVVVVDDGSTDGATAPLQALGASVIQFPENKGKGFAMLAGFRAALAADDVTGVVIVDADGQHDAGELPNLWETFTRDGADLVIGTRTFDGAHVPWRSKIGNRFTAMTTRLLIGAAIPDTQSGFRIHSRRLLEDILKTIRGGRYETEMEILVNAAKGGYKIAASPIRTIYETGNPSSHFNKYRDSWRVIRKLFGAALRRKRK, from the coding sequence ATGCGCAAACGGCTGGCGGCGGTCGTGCCGTGTTACAACGCGGGCGGGCGCGTCGAGCCGGTTGTGAGGGGGCTGTTGGCGCAGCTCGAGCACGTGGTCGTCGTGGACGACGGCAGCACGGACGGCGCGACGGCGCCGTTGCAGGCGTTGGGAGCGAGCGTGATCCAATTCCCGGAGAACAAGGGGAAGGGCTTCGCGATGCTCGCGGGGTTTCGCGCGGCGCTCGCGGCGGACGACGTTACCGGCGTTGTCATTGTGGATGCGGACGGGCAGCACGACGCGGGCGAGCTGCCAAATCTGTGGGAGACGTTCACGCGGGACGGCGCGGACCTTGTAATTGGGACGCGGACGTTTGACGGGGCGCATGTGCCGTGGCGCAGCAAGATTGGCAACCGGTTCACGGCGATGACGACGCGCCTGTTGATCGGCGCGGCAATTCCCGATACGCAGTCCGGTTTCCGCATACATTCGCGCCGTTTGCTCGAGGACATTCTGAAGACGATCCGCGGCGGACGCTACGAGACGGAGATGGAGATACTCGTCAACGCGGCCAAGGGCGGGTACAAGATTGCCGCGTCGCCCATTCGCACGATCTACGAGACGGGCAATCCGTCGTCGCATTTCAACAAGTATCGGGACTCGTGGCGGGTGATCCGAAAGTTGTTCGGGGCGGCCCTGCGCCGCAAGCGGAAGTAG
- a CDS encoding EF-hand domain-containing protein, whose translation MNRVWAFGVLVTIVAAPAFAQGEEGHPCPPPLGRLIKAADADQNGEVTLEEFLTKFPNATEDRFNKLDKNGDGVLSKEDIPWHERARILRRLKEADTNGDGSVTLEEFMAAFPNADEAAFHRLDRNDDGVINKDDCVRIEPATPSE comes from the coding sequence ATGAACAGGGTTTGGGCTTTTGGCGTACTTGTGACTATCGTCGCCGCGCCGGCGTTTGCCCAGGGCGAAGAAGGGCATCCGTGCCCGCCGCCGCTCGGGCGGTTGATCAAGGCCGCGGACGCGGACCAGAACGGCGAAGTAACCCTCGAAGAGTTCCTCACGAAGTTTCCCAACGCCACCGAAGACCGCTTCAATAAACTCGACAAGAACGGCGACGGCGTGCTCTCGAAAGAGGACATCCCCTGGCACGAGCGCGCACGCATATTGCGCCGGCTAAAAGAAGCGGACACCAACGGCGACGGCAGCGTAACCCTCGAGGAATTCATGGCCGCCTTCCCCAACGCCGACGAAGCCGCGTTCCACCGGCTCGACCGGAACGACGACGGCGTAATCAACAAAGACGACTGCGTGCGGATCGAGCCGGCCACACCGTCGGAATAG